In the Opitutia bacterium genome, one interval contains:
- a CDS encoding toll/interleukin-1 receptor domain-containing protein, producing the protein MSASDRSFHLFLSYARADNKVRVNLAGEGWITAFVAELKRRHAAYSGRELRIFFDQDSIEDGTDWKRRLGEGLRQSRLFLAFLSPNYLTSKNCLWEWEEYLRREHSAARGDDGLTPIYFVTPADLRFQDDQGLAEWLRNMEQRYPWFEAREAQFTSEAEKTARAFAADLNRRQKSATFELHPWFERGPEVLRELDAAERASDVKRAPRAPADDLRSLAERLNGLDRHIARRLDRLALADLAPGNITRSHEHFVGRHRELRELHEIMLTGGPQSGGRGMGGRGMIAATFAPGGLGKTALARQYAHAYAEFYAAGGTWEIGCEGQKELGFALKRLVQSTQFQQLAWRDRRGPAAGGELLTTPLSLSQEQENDPALALEAILGYLERVTAARRAILVEELSRSAAEGRGERHTPPEEPPELKQPRALLILDNVDQPELLSGHQVAQLPAKDWLEIIVTTRLHPSAFGGGDRTFAHVELGTLPEADGVQLLADFQPGGRFALSSEEEAARRIVRALGGWTIAVEIAAAFIGDLAKNGRAAVAAAFYAELEKNGLAWVDDLAGRTAFDQTQRHSEASDQGERERQNRVGTLIAWSVARLSAPARTALEFASLFQPDAIPLSWLHVLTASVHPEVKDKSLTNDVAWPAVWTELRGLRLLHPAGEVEAGERQVEREPNVVRIHRVVAQHVSRDGLTERFAALDKFLDAFTTRFEHEVGNSDDAWLRAQHPWLIDQLDHLLSTRTPTPTLLSSAGVSASYEGQHRSLARAMELTSRILAAAEGHLAANLQSAEAQRDVSVSLSKLADFLALRGQAGDGKKALEYYERSLAVREQLVEANPQSAPAQRDVSVSLNKLADFLAQRGQTGDGKKALEYYERSLAVREQLVEANPQSAPAQRDVSVSLNKLANFLASRGLAGDGEKALGYCQRSLAVAEQLAEASPQSAQAQRDVVVGLLKLADYLAQRGQTGDGKKALEYYEQSLAVLERLAEANPQSAQAQRDVSVSLSKLADYLARRGQAGDGEKALGYYERELAICERLAEANAQSAEAQRDLKVSLERLAGLEGRRTGGQKKALELQRRALEIALRLRGANPQSVYFGRTAAVSFFLTYQRAQAAGQDDLAMKCLVGCYEVLDELISAGCTLDQQSMQLHAQLKTQFSSP; encoded by the coding sequence ATGAGCGCATCCGACCGGTCCTTTCACCTGTTCCTCTCCTACGCCCGAGCGGACAACAAAGTCCGCGTGAATCTCGCGGGCGAAGGTTGGATCACCGCCTTCGTGGCCGAGCTGAAACGGCGGCACGCGGCCTACTCCGGGCGCGAGCTCAGGATTTTCTTCGATCAGGACTCGATCGAGGACGGCACGGATTGGAAGCGACGGCTCGGCGAAGGACTCCGGCAGAGCCGCCTGTTCCTCGCGTTCCTGTCGCCGAACTACCTCACGTCGAAAAATTGCCTCTGGGAATGGGAGGAATATCTGCGCCGCGAGCACTCCGCCGCGCGCGGCGACGATGGACTGACGCCGATCTATTTCGTCACGCCGGCCGACCTGCGGTTTCAGGACGATCAGGGGCTGGCGGAGTGGCTGCGGAACATGGAGCAGCGCTACCCGTGGTTCGAGGCGCGTGAGGCGCAGTTCACTTCCGAGGCCGAGAAGACCGCGCGCGCCTTTGCCGCCGACCTCAACCGACGGCAGAAGTCCGCCACGTTCGAGCTGCATCCGTGGTTCGAGCGCGGGCCGGAGGTGTTGCGCGAACTCGATGCCGCCGAGCGCGCGTCCGACGTGAAGCGAGCGCCGCGCGCTCCGGCGGACGATTTGCGCTCGCTCGCGGAGCGGCTCAACGGCCTCGATCGGCACATCGCGCGCCGGCTCGACCGGTTGGCGCTCGCCGATCTCGCGCCGGGCAACATCACGCGGAGCCACGAGCACTTCGTGGGACGGCATCGCGAGTTGCGGGAGCTGCACGAGATCATGCTCACCGGCGGTCCGCAGAGCGGAGGGCGCGGCATGGGCGGACGCGGCATGATCGCCGCCACCTTCGCGCCCGGCGGTCTCGGCAAGACCGCACTCGCCCGCCAATACGCGCACGCCTACGCGGAGTTTTACGCCGCCGGAGGGACGTGGGAGATCGGTTGCGAGGGGCAGAAGGAACTCGGTTTCGCGCTCAAGCGATTGGTCCAGTCGACGCAGTTTCAGCAGCTCGCCTGGCGGGATCGGCGCGGGCCGGCGGCGGGGGGCGAGTTGCTCACCACTCCGCTCAGCCTGAGTCAGGAGCAGGAAAACGATCCCGCCCTCGCGCTCGAAGCGATCCTGGGCTATCTGGAGCGGGTAACGGCCGCGCGCCGCGCGATCCTGGTGGAAGAGCTCAGTCGCAGCGCGGCCGAAGGGCGAGGGGAGCGTCACACTCCGCCCGAGGAACCGCCGGAGCTGAAGCAGCCGCGTGCGCTCCTGATTCTCGACAACGTGGATCAACCGGAGCTGCTCTCGGGCCACCAAGTCGCGCAACTCCCGGCCAAGGACTGGCTCGAAATCATCGTCACGACCCGGCTCCATCCGTCCGCATTCGGCGGCGGGGATCGCACGTTCGCGCACGTGGAACTCGGCACGCTGCCCGAGGCGGACGGAGTGCAATTGCTGGCGGATTTCCAGCCGGGTGGACGTTTCGCACTCTCCTCCGAGGAGGAGGCAGCGCGGCGCATCGTGCGTGCGCTGGGCGGATGGACGATCGCCGTCGAAATCGCGGCGGCTTTCATCGGAGATCTCGCGAAAAACGGCCGCGCTGCGGTCGCGGCGGCTTTCTACGCTGAGTTGGAGAAGAACGGCCTCGCGTGGGTGGACGATCTCGCGGGCAGGACGGCGTTCGATCAGACGCAACGGCACAGCGAGGCCTCCGACCAGGGCGAGCGCGAGCGGCAGAACCGTGTCGGCACGCTCATCGCGTGGAGCGTGGCGCGCCTGAGTGCGCCGGCGCGCACGGCGCTGGAGTTCGCGAGCCTGTTCCAGCCGGACGCGATTCCGCTTTCGTGGCTGCACGTCTTGACGGCGAGCGTGCATCCGGAAGTGAAGGATAAATCGCTGACGAACGACGTGGCTTGGCCTGCGGTTTGGACGGAGTTGCGGGGCCTGCGCCTGCTGCATCCGGCGGGGGAAGTCGAGGCGGGTGAGCGTCAGGTGGAACGCGAGCCGAACGTCGTGCGGATTCATCGTGTCGTCGCCCAGCACGTCTCGCGGGATGGACTGACGGAGCGGTTCGCCGCGCTGGATAAGTTTCTCGACGCCTTCACGACCCGATTCGAGCATGAGGTCGGTAATTCTGACGACGCGTGGTTGCGCGCGCAGCATCCGTGGCTGATCGATCAGTTGGATCACCTGCTCAGCACGCGCACACCGACCCCCACCTTGCTCAGTTCGGCCGGAGTGTCCGCGAGCTATGAAGGACAACACCGATCCCTGGCACGCGCGATGGAACTCACGTCGAGAATTCTCGCAGCCGCGGAAGGTCATCTAGCGGCGAACCTGCAGAGTGCGGAGGCGCAGCGGGACGTGTCGGTGAGTTTGAGCAAGCTGGCGGACTTTCTGGCGCTTCGCGGGCAGGCCGGTGATGGGAAGAAAGCGCTGGAGTATTACGAGCGGAGTCTGGCGGTGCGCGAACAGTTGGTAGAGGCAAACCCGCAGAGCGCGCCAGCGCAGCGGGACGTGTCGGTGAGTTTGAACAAGCTGGCGGACTTTCTGGCGCAACGCGGGCAGACCGGTGATGGAAAGAAAGCGCTGGAGTATTACGAGCGGAGTCTGGCGGTGCGCGAACAGTTGGTAGAGGCAAACCCGCAGAGCGCGCCAGCACAGCGGGACGTGTCGGTGAGTTTGAACAAGCTGGCAAATTTTCTGGCTAGTCGCGGGCTGGCTGGGGATGGGGAGAAAGCGCTGGGGTATTGCCAGCGGAGTTTGGCGGTGGCCGAGCAGTTGGCGGAGGCGAGTCCGCAGAGTGCGCAGGCGCAGCGGGACGTGGTGGTGGGTTTGCTCAAGCTGGCGGACTATCTGGCGCAACGCGGGCAGACCGGTGATGGGAAGAAAGCGCTGGAGTATTACGAGCAGAGTCTGGCGGTGCTTGAGCGGTTGGCGGAGGCGAATCCACAGAGTGCGCAGGCGCAGCGGGACGTGTCGGTGAGTTTGAGCAAGCTGGCCGACTATCTGGCGCGACGCGGTCAGGCCGGGGATGGAGAGAAAGCGCTGGGGTATTATGAGCGCGAATTGGCAATCTGTGAGCGGTTGGCGGAGGCGAACGCACAGAGTGCGGAGGCGCAGCGGGACTTGAAGGTGAGTTTGGAGCGTTTGGCGGGGTTGGAGGGACGGCGGACGGGTGGGCAGAAAAAGGCGCTAGAGCTGCAACGGCGGGCGCTGGAGATCGCGCTGCGACTACGCGGCGCCAATCCGCAATCGGTCTATTTCGGACGAACGGCGGCGGTGTCGTTCTTCCTGACGTATCAACGTGCCCAAGCTGCCGGGCAGGACGATCTGGCGATGAAATGCCTCGTCGGCTGCTACGAGGTGCTTGACGAACTCATCTCTGCCGGCTGCACGCTCGACCAACAATCCATGCAGCTGCACGCGCAACTCAAAACCCAGTTTTCTTCCCCATGA
- a CDS encoding toll/interleukin-1 receptor domain-containing protein, with protein sequence MNYELFISYARKDNQPQKPGDPRGWVTALRDEILARHYRVSGAPLRSHPFYDLDAIKGMDDWRLKILQGLRQSNILLVCLSPNYFKSDNCLWEWEEFHKHKAARRIGDGSVAPVYFVEAPDSDEQVTAAFAAFVQRGNYQESELAKFIPRWREWHSAIRRFNHFDFRPWFPEGPTALAEEVAKRRLEELSGALTDRLARSRRAADAPGNLRGYNPHFVGRSKQLAELHQTLVGDGSVGVITAVNGLGGQGKTELAITYAHSHAQFYPGGLWVLPAEGRAELLPLFGELAGDARLGIPPSAGPEETAAQRGVRVLERMKQLAVDAHDRDPDGGAACLVILDNVSEPALLSKTQRAPLDLASKGWLRLAATTRLGRADFPATASEVAFMEITSLDEDDALDLIRNHQPPLDADGVQRDFPPATAAADATAAREIARELGGFTLAVEAVAIYLGLHPEIRPAAYLARLRAEGLTGVDSLPAEADVAAQMQHREKQLELVLAQTFERLTPLELTALDYAALLPPDHVPWPWLRALVAEAHPGKLDAAVGHPDPWAGARRRLEGLRLLTTGDHPEVARLHRMVGAHVRERLGDRVGGMRARVLQLLHDRVGYPLQETWRHDPGVLWILPPLQATVELLAEAEVDPMLGRLAGLLGEIEATIGRLDRAERFLMTAMEITEKALATNPSNTLAQRDVSLSLINLADYLASRGQAGDGEKALGYYERSLAVTERLAEANPQSAQAQRDVSVSLNKLADFLARRGQAGDGEKALGYYERSLAVRERLAEANPQSAQAQRDLSVSLEKLADFLAQRGQAGDGENALGYYERSLAVRERLAEANPQSAQAQRDVSVSLNKLADFLARRGQAGDGEKALGYYERSLAVRERLAEANPQSAEAQRDVSVSLERLAGFEGRQAGGEGKALQLQLRALEIAFQLRSSNPQSVYFGRTAAVSFFLTYQRAHAAGQNELAMKCLAGCFQVLDQMITAGCALDEQMVNLHAQLKTRFGQS encoded by the coding sequence ATGAACTACGAGCTCTTCATTTCTTACGCCCGCAAAGACAACCAGCCGCAGAAACCCGGCGACCCGCGCGGTTGGGTCACGGCTCTGCGCGATGAGATTCTCGCGCGGCACTATCGCGTCTCCGGTGCGCCGCTGCGGAGCCATCCGTTCTACGACTTGGATGCGATCAAAGGCATGGACGACTGGCGTCTCAAGATTCTGCAAGGGCTGCGGCAGTCCAACATCCTCCTCGTGTGTCTGTCGCCGAACTACTTCAAGAGCGACAACTGCCTGTGGGAATGGGAGGAGTTCCACAAACACAAGGCCGCGCGGCGGATCGGCGACGGGAGCGTGGCGCCGGTGTATTTCGTCGAGGCTCCTGACTCCGACGAGCAAGTCACGGCGGCTTTCGCCGCCTTCGTTCAGCGTGGTAATTACCAGGAATCGGAGCTGGCGAAGTTCATTCCCCGTTGGCGGGAGTGGCACAGCGCGATCCGGCGCTTCAACCACTTCGATTTTCGCCCATGGTTTCCCGAGGGTCCGACGGCGCTGGCCGAGGAGGTGGCGAAGCGACGTCTGGAGGAACTCTCCGGGGCGCTCACGGACCGCTTGGCGCGCTCTCGCCGTGCCGCGGATGCGCCGGGCAACCTGCGGGGCTACAATCCGCATTTCGTCGGGCGCTCCAAACAATTGGCGGAGCTGCACCAGACTCTCGTCGGCGACGGTTCGGTGGGCGTGATCACGGCCGTGAATGGCTTGGGTGGTCAGGGGAAAACGGAACTCGCCATCACCTACGCCCACTCGCACGCCCAGTTTTATCCCGGCGGCTTGTGGGTTCTCCCCGCGGAGGGCCGCGCGGAACTGCTGCCGCTCTTCGGCGAACTGGCGGGCGACGCGCGCCTCGGCATTCCGCCGTCCGCCGGTCCGGAAGAAACGGCGGCCCAGCGCGGGGTGCGCGTGTTGGAACGCATGAAACAGCTGGCCGTCGACGCCCACGATCGCGATCCGGACGGCGGCGCCGCTTGCCTTGTCATCCTCGACAACGTCTCCGAGCCGGCGTTGCTGTCGAAGACGCAGCGCGCGCCGCTCGATCTCGCCAGCAAGGGTTGGCTGCGACTCGCCGCGACCACCCGGCTGGGGCGCGCGGATTTTCCCGCCACCGCGAGCGAAGTCGCGTTCATGGAAATCACGTCGCTCGACGAAGACGACGCGCTCGACCTCATTCGGAATCACCAGCCGCCGCTCGACGCGGACGGCGTGCAACGGGATTTCCCGCCCGCTACGGCCGCGGCGGACGCGACCGCGGCACGCGAGATCGCGCGCGAGCTGGGCGGGTTCACCCTGGCGGTGGAGGCCGTGGCGATCTACCTCGGGCTGCACCCGGAGATCCGTCCGGCCGCTTATCTCGCGCGGCTGCGCGCGGAGGGGTTGACGGGTGTCGATTCGCTCCCAGCGGAGGCCGACGTCGCGGCGCAAATGCAGCATCGCGAGAAACAGCTCGAACTCGTGCTGGCGCAGACCTTCGAGCGGCTGACGCCGTTGGAGCTCACCGCGCTCGACTACGCCGCGCTGTTGCCGCCCGATCACGTGCCGTGGCCGTGGCTGCGCGCGTTGGTGGCGGAAGCGCACCCAGGGAAACTCGACGCGGCCGTCGGTCACCCCGACCCGTGGGCCGGCGCGCGGCGGCGATTGGAAGGACTGCGCCTGCTCACCACCGGCGATCATCCCGAAGTGGCCCGCCTGCACCGCATGGTCGGCGCCCACGTGCGCGAACGGTTGGGGGACCGCGTGGGAGGGATGCGTGCGCGGGTGCTCCAGTTGTTGCACGATCGAGTGGGCTATCCGCTTCAGGAAACCTGGCGACATGACCCCGGTGTTCTTTGGATTCTGCCTCCGCTCCAAGCGACGGTGGAACTGTTGGCGGAAGCGGAGGTTGATCCGATGCTGGGGCGTCTCGCCGGGCTGCTGGGCGAAATTGAAGCGACCATCGGACGGTTGGACCGCGCCGAGCGATTTCTGATGACGGCGATGGAGATTACCGAAAAAGCGCTAGCGACCAATCCGTCTAACACGCTGGCGCAGCGGGACGTGTCGTTGAGTTTGATCAACCTAGCGGACTATCTGGCGAGCCGCGGGCAGGCCGGGGATGGGGAGAAAGCGCTGGGGTATTACGAGCGGAGTCTGGCGGTGACCGAGCGCTTGGCGGAGGCGAATCCGCAGAGCGCGCAGGCGCAGCGGGACGTGTCGGTGAGTTTGAACAAGCTGGCAGACTTTCTGGCGCGCCGCGGGCAAGCCGGGGATGGAGAGAAAGCGCTGGGGTATTACGAGCGGAGTCTGGCGGTGCGCGAGCGCTTGGCGGAGGCGAATCCGCAGAGCGCGCAGGCGCAGCGGGACCTGTCGGTGAGTTTGGAGAAGCTGGCAGATTTTCTGGCGCAACGCGGGCAGGCCGGGGATGGGGAAAATGCGCTGGGGTATTACGAGCGGAGTCTGGCGGTGCGCGAGCGGTTGGCGGAGGCGAATCCGCAGAGCGCGCAGGCGCAGCGGGACGTGTCGGTGAGTTTGAACAAGCTGGCGGACTTTCTGGCGCGCCGCGGGCAAGCCGGGGATGGAGAGAAAGCGCTGGGGTATTACGAGCGGAGTCTGGCGGTGCGCGAGCGCTTGGCGGAGGCGAATCCGCAGAGCGCGGAGGCGCAGCGTGACGTGTCGGTGAGTTTGGAGCGCTTGGCGGGGTTTGAGGGAAGGCAGGCGGGAGGGGAGGGAAAGGCGCTGCAACTACAACTGCGGGCGCTGGAAATCGCTTTTCAACTACGCAGCTCCAATCCGCAGTCGGTCTATTTCGGACGGACGGCGGCGGTGTCGTTCTTCTTGACGTATCAACGGGCCCATGCCGCTGGGCAGAATGAGCTGGCGATGAAATGCCTCGCCGGTTGCTTCCAAGTGCTCGACCAAATGATCACAGCCGGCTGCGCGCTGGATGAACAGATGGTCAATCTTCATGCCCAGCTGAAAACGCGCTTCGGACAGTCGTAA